The following are encoded together in the Triticum aestivum cultivar Chinese Spring unplaced genomic scaffold, IWGSC CS RefSeq v2.1 scaffold2B_scf_652, whole genome shotgun sequence genome:
- the LOC123172040 gene encoding golgin subfamily A member 6-like protein 22 has translation MPSSDKQLAFSVKTAASRELLNKGTNIVNMSQGTSLPPKDKGAAEEPLKAVGTKRLHTDAPSSPVYHNVYVRRKVETEHNKVNSSPEMKVIGKDKTKQQEGQRNVETEHSKVSCSQELKGSGSAKTKGQEIQKMETEHSRVNPSQELKGSGSEKTEEQEEQKVKTEHSKVSSSKELKGSGSEKTKEQEEQKMKTEHSKVSSSKELKGNGGEKIEEQEDQQMVQCDQVSKPEVAPPIAESGIKEQDEQQTVQVNKPEVAPPISESGIKEQDEQKTVQHDEVNKPEVAPSNAESGIKGQDGQQMMQHDQVNKSEMAPIPESGIKDQDGQQMMQHDQVNKSEMAPIPESGIKDQDEQQMMQHDEVDKPETGIKEQEEQQTVQHDQINKPEVAPPISESCIEEQEKRQTVQPDQVNKSEVAAPVAELRITEQEEPQLVQPYQVNKPEVAPPVAEPRITEQEEPQMVQHDQVNKPEVAPTIAESVDLVSSEMSESGGLEPSKSPEETHAETVPKIDELPIASANEPPVTPSTTVQGDIHRPGNQNPYWSERYDRLQTYLENCDRSPQEGYMRMLRSLSAAGRSMHAIELEKRAIHLLVEEGKELQRMKALNVLGKVSPNGPPKQDPLQRPCQK, from the exons ATGCCATCTAGCGACAAGCAATTAGCATTCTCGGTGAAAACAGCAGCATCGCGTGAGCTGCTAAACAAAGGTACAAACATCGTAAATATGTCTCAAGGCACTTCTCTGCCGCCAAAGGATAAAGGTGCTGCTGAAGAACCTTTGAAGGCTGTGGGCACAAAACGGCTGCATACTGATGCTCCTTCAAGCCCCGTTTATCATAATGTTTATGTACGGCGAAAGGTGGAAACCGAACATAATAAAGTGAACTCGTCTCCGGAGATGAAGGTTATTGGCAAGGACAAAACAAAGCAGCAGGAGGGACAGCGAAATGTGGAAACTGAACATAGTAAAGTGAGTTGTTCTCAAGAGTTGAAGGGTAGTGGAAGTGCGAAAACAAAAGGGCAGGAGATACAGAAAATGGAAACTGAACATAGTAGAGTGAACCCTTCTCAAGAGTTGAAGGGTAGTGGAAGCGAGAAAACAGAGGAGCAGGAGGAACAGAAAGTGAAAACTGAACATAGTAAAGTGAGCTCTTCTAAAGAGTTGAAGGGTAGTGGAAGCGAGAAAACAAAGGAGCAGGAGGAACAGAAAATGAAAACTGAACATAGTAAAGTGAGCTCTTCGAAAGAGTTGAAGGGTAATGGAGGAGAAAAAATAGAAGAGCAAGAGGATCAGCAAATGGTGCAATGTGATCAAGTCAGTAAGCCAGAAGTGGCACCTCCTATTGCTGAATCTGGAATAAAAGAGCAGGATGAACAGCAAACGGTGCAAGTGAATAAGCCGGAAGTGGCACCTCCTATTTCTGAATCTGGAATAAAAGAGCAGGATGAACAGAAAACGGTGCAACATGATGAAGTCAATAAGCCAGAAGTGGCACCTTCTAATGCTGAATCTGGAATAAAAGGGCAGGATGGACAGCAAATGATGCAACATGATCAGGTCAATAAGTCAGAAATGGCACCTATTCCTGAATCTGGAATAAAAGATCAGGATGGACAGCAAATGATGCAACATGATCAGGTCAATAAGTCAGAAATGGCACCTATTCCTGAATCTGGAATAAAAGATCAGGATGAACAGCAAATGATGCAACATGATGAGGTTGATAAGCCAGAAACCGGAATAAAAGAGCAGGAGGAACAGCAAACTGTACAACATGATCAGATCAATAAGCCAGAAGTGGCACCTCCTATCTCTGAATCTTGCATAGAAGAGCAGGAGAAACGGCAAACTGTACAACCAGATCAAGTCAATAAGTCAGAAGTGGCAGCTCCTGTTGCTGAACTTAGGATAACAGAGCAGGAGGAACCGCAATTGGTACAACCATATCAGGTCAATAAGCCAGAAGTGGCACCTCCTGTTGCTGAACCTAGGATAACAGAGCAGGAGGAACCGCAAATGGTACAACACGATCAGGTCAATAAGCCAGAAGTGGCACCTACTATTGCTGAATCTGTAGATCTAGTCTCATCTGAAATGTCTGAATCTGGAGGGCTAGAGCCATCTAAATCTCCTGAAGAAACACATGCAGAAACTGTACCAAAGATAGATGAGCTGCCGATTGCTTCTGCTAACGAGCCCCCGGTCACTCCTAGCACCACCGTTCAAGGTGATATCCATAGACCAGGCAACCAAAACCCGTACTGGAGTGAGAGATATGATCGATTACAGACATATTTGGAGAACTGTGATCGGTCACCCCAGGAGGGTTATATGCGAA TGCTTAGGTCACTCTCAGCAGCCGGTCGAAGCATGCATGCGATTGAGCTGGAGAAAAGGGCAATACACCTCCTAGTGGAGGAAG GTAAAGAGCTGCAACGGATGAAGGCTTTGAATGTTTTGGGGAAAGTTTCTCCGAACGGCCCTCCGAAGCAGGATCCCTTGCAGCGGCCGTGCCAGAAATGA